A portion of the Manduca sexta isolate Smith_Timp_Sample1 chromosome 20, JHU_Msex_v1.0, whole genome shotgun sequence genome contains these proteins:
- the LOC115446288 gene encoding uncharacterized protein LOC115446288, with product MNVLCIMSGHAVISCVLVLVLLTGVRSQVCTTLVKSQRPITTSYLNMENVYGAVLKPLQENVPFTQTVNECCPGYVKKDQSSNPSRDNCIRPHCEKTCINGRCSTQNECECYEPYEKHPTHNTCVYKCNPGHKRVNDVCVPHCSKPCRSGRCVAPDKCSCDHGWILNESGDCIERDLDPIICYPPCGNGSCHFLNRCTCWDGYISNINNNNPRCVPSCRNCQGFCVAPGRCECPELFERKYLTADNQDCDCSEDCDTKCFKTACVLTTTTSTAIPQTIKAIDPPNELDNTGISEIYVVVERISKPDNSSVEPITIVKYYNMSQDPWLIIFIITTIIMVALIILVFWEYLRK from the exons ATGAACGTGCTGTGTATCATGTCTGGTCACGCCGTTATCAGCTGTGTGTTGGTTCTCGTGCTGCTTACCGGGGTAAGGAGCCAAGTTTGCACGACGCTTGTAAA ATCGCAGAGGCCTATAACaactagttatttaaatatggagAATGTTTATGGCGCAGTTTTAAAACCACTTCAAGAAAAC GTTCCATTTACGCAAACGGTTAATGAATGTTGCCCTGGATATGTGAAGAAGGACCAATCATCGAACCCGTCCAG aGATAACTGCATCCGGCCTCACTGTGAGAAAACATGCATTAACGGGCGCTGTTCAACACAGAACGAGTGCGAGTGCTATGAACCATACGAGAAACATCCCACGCACAACACGTGTGTATATAAATGTAATCCAGGCCATAAAAGAGTAAATGATGTTTGCGTGCCTCATTGCAGCAAACCTTGCCGTAGCGGACGATGTGTTGCACCTGATAAGTGTAGCTGTGACCATGGATGGATACTAAATGAGAGCGGCGACTGTATCGAAAGAGATCTTGATCCTATAATTTGCTATCCCCCGTGTGGTAATGGGAGCTGCCATTTTCTAAACAGATGCACTTGCTGGGATGGTTACATatctaatattaacaataataacccGCGATGTGTACCGTCATGCAGAAACTGCCAGGGATTCTGCGTCGCTCCTGGCAGATGTGAGTGTCCAGAGCTATTTGAACGCAAATATTTAACAGCGGACAACCAAGACTGCGACTGCTCGGAAGATTGTGATACAAAATGCTTTAAAACCGCATGTGTTCTCACCACTACTACATCAACAGCTATACCTCAAACAATAAAAGCAATCGATCCCCCTAATGAACTCGATAATACAGGCATTTCGGAAATATACGTTGTTGTCGAGCGAATATCAAAACCAGATAATTCGAGTGTTGAACCTATAACAATAGTTAAATATTACAACAT GAGCCAGGACCCTTGgctaattattttcataatcacAACAATCATAATGGTGGCTTTGATTATATTGGTATTTTGGGAATATCTAAGAAAGTGA